GTATAAAAGTGACCAAGGAAGTCACTTGTGTTAGAATCTGTTTTATATGGCAGAATTGACATGCATgaagctttttgtgtttttcttaaatCCATGTTTCAGCTTCTCGCTTTCAGTGAGGGAATATTTAGAACATCTCTGCACTTGAGTGCAACTCAAACATCCGGTAGTGCAGCTATTGACGAGAACCCTCTAGTGCGCCGTAACATCATTTTACTATCAGTCCGATACAAGCTGTTCTTATGAGCAGCCGAGAACTTACAGACGTCAGGGTTTGTCTTTGTCAGCTTAAAGAGCAACGGCAGAGGAGTTTTACAGCAATGAATCCTGATGAATGAGGTTAAACACTCtgaggaagaagtaaaaacaaCTGGTTTGTCACCACGCCTATTAGATTATAATGATCTGCATGtgaaacaaatgaatctgtTATTTCTCTTTTATCGGAATAATGTTCAAGTATTGTAAATATCTGTAAACTATCATCAGTCAAACTATCTCACTCACAAACACCAGATTAAACTCAGCATAATGACGCATGGTGATCATTCCAAATTCCAGAAGACATTACTAACAAATTCTGTCTGTATCTTGGGAATACAGTCTGACTGCCAGAAAAATCCAACAGCAGGATTTCATTTGGTCCTCTGGACTGCTCAGACCTTGCTGTAATACACAGCCCATTCCTTTTTCTCCACATCATGGGTGTGTCCCTTCACAAACCCGTTGGCCATTCCATTGATGTTTCCATTCAGTTTGCCATTGTTCTGCTGATCCATGAGGTCCTTTCTCAGAGCTAAAGCTGGCTTACAGGTGTGCCAGTTCCACAACACCTTGTTCATGTCATCCTGGGCCCTGATgcccagcagcttctcctcgtCGCTCCGCTTTTTGTCttcgtcgtcctcgtcgtcgCTGTCGCTCCTGCGATGGCGGTGCAGGTTCTGCATCTCCCCGCTGATGTTCTCAAAGTACTGGTGGATGCAGACTTTGGCAAAGCTCTTGGCGTGCTCCTTGCAGGTCTCGTCGAACATCTTGCGCTCGATGTCGATGTAATGGGACCAGTACTTGGTTTTCAGGAAGGCGGCCTGGGTGAAGCAAGGCCGGATGGCGCGGATCAGAAAGGCAGTGAAGGTCATCATGAGCAGAAACATCCATCCACAAGCCTGCAAAACACGGGTTTCAGGACAAGCATTGACTACATGGCTACCCAAACACTCACCATCAAGGGTTTGGGTGAATCTTGAAATACCAAGTCAGTTAATCTGTCTTCAAACCTCCTGAAGTTATTTGGTCATATTTTCAGATgtgaatttcagtgttttcagcagcGCACTGAAAGTTTCCGAGCTCattaacacaatgtgaaaaTCAGCAGCGTTTCACAGATGTGTTACTTTCAAACCTGTATAATTGCCCCTCAGCTGATCAAAGCCCTAAATAACAGAGTgagataatttttttctgaaggaCTGGAATAGGTCCCAGTCCCATGAATAATAAATTTGACGACTTATCCGGCCCTCTAATAAGCCACCAGGAAGGGTTGAGTGGCTCAAAGAGTGAAGAGACATACAGTCTGAGAGAGAGGTTCAAGTCGCGGCAGTCACTGAAGAAtaaagtaaaggaaaaaaaaattaaatgagctGGAAATTAAAAATGCTGAGTGGAATGACAAACGGGTCTGTCGTCTGGATTTATAAAATACTGAGGCTGCAAATCCCCACAAAGTCCTTCAGTTGATGGAATCGGTTTGAATTAAGTTGATTAGTCATATTTTCGAAGCCTTCAATTAATTTTAGGATCTGGATTTTTGTTTGAAGGCTGATGGTTCACGTGGCTGACCGGTTCCCCATCTCACCTGATCCATATGTTAAACCCACCGGAGAAAACGAAGAGCAATTCCTGCCACTGGTCAGATGGCCATTCTTTAACATTACATCACACCGCTCTGCTTTCGGCTCCTTTGTCTGTGACCTTATTGTCACTGTTGCTCGTAGTGCCAAGTATTCATACTGGTTTCTATTTTGCCATCAGTGCCGGTGGTTTTACTGCTACATAAAAGCCCTGTGACGTCCTTTAAGCGTGACACAAAAACATTGAGTGTTATTGATTCTGGCTCAAATTGAGGTAATTCAGCATCTTCTGATGTGAATCTTGTGAGTTTTCATGAAACAGGGAGTCTACTGAGACACTGAGGGTGCAGTAATGCTAAAGTAAAGCCATTCATGCCTTCAGTGGTCGTGAGAATAGTCCTgctcaaaatgttttatttccagaAAGGTATGAGTGGAATATCTTTCATAAAACATAAAGTCTACTCTACCTGTGAGATGCACTTGATGTATCGGGATGCTGCCACTCGTACTTCCTGATGCTCGAACAGATCTTTGCAGGGAATCTTTGCCAGAACTTTTATCTTCTCCGCCTCCGACATCCCTCTAAGAATGCTGTAGTTCCCAAACCTGTCCAGATCCAAGTCAACGCTGAAAGCGCACAGGAAGCTCTTTCCGTCCATGAGCGTGACGGACACCCACACCGCAGGGGCGATCAGGGACCTCTGGGTGATGGAGCAGAACATGTAGCGCAGGATGGTGGGATCCTTCGTCCTCCTCCCGGTCggcctcctccactcctccgccAGCACCGACACGTTGTTgttcaaaacaaaacccaacagGAAGAACCAGATCGGAGGGATGAAGAGCAGTCCGATCCCATAGGTGTAGTTGTATTCCGGCATGCAGGGGCAGCTGAACTCGAAGGCGGAGTACATCTGGGCACTGGCGAGCGCCATGATGCCACAGATCCCGTTCATGAAAGACTCCTGGTTGGACTGGAGGAACTGGAACATCATACGAAACTTATCCATCTTGAAAGGCTTTATGGAAAAGCTCTGGATTCAATGCAGATAAATc
The nucleotide sequence above comes from Salarias fasciatus chromosome 6, fSalaFa1.1, whole genome shotgun sequence. Encoded proteins:
- the calhm1b gene encoding calcium homeostasis modulator protein 1: MDKFRMMFQFLQSNQESFMNGICGIMALASAQMYSAFEFSCPCMPEYNYTYGIGLLFIPPIWFFLLGFVLNNNVSVLAEEWRRPTGRRTKDPTILRYMFCSITQRSLIAPAVWVSVTLMDGKSFLCAFSVDLDLDRFGNYSILRGMSEAEKIKVLAKIPCKDLFEHQEVRVAASRYIKCISQACGWMFLLMMTFTAFLIRAIRPCFTQAAFLKTKYWSHYIDIERKMFDETCKEHAKSFAKVCIHQYFENISGEMQNLHRHRRSDSDDEDDEDKKRSDEEKLLGIRAQDDMNKVLWNWHTCKPALALRKDLMDQQNNGKLNGNINGMANGFVKGHTHDVEKKEWAVYYSKV